In one Solanum dulcamara chromosome 1, daSolDulc1.2, whole genome shotgun sequence genomic region, the following are encoded:
- the LOC129890670 gene encoding PLASMODESMATA CALLOSE-BINDING PROTEIN 3-like — MFMEVLIILVMMLTIIVRTKATWCIVRSDASNQALQRGLDYACSNGADCAPIQSNGLCYLPNTIQNHASYAFNSFYQRNNMAPGSCQFSGTATFAKTDPSYGSCVYPASPRSAGGPLPPGVGGRKNTSGGITTTPILNSPPQVIINPVYGNRTTPITVGSDDPNSLDSKATCPKFWTMASLIPTYLMFLIIHNFQLL; from the exons atgttcatGGAAGTGTTGATAATTTTAGTCATGATGTTAACTATTATTGTTAGAACAAAGGCTACATGGTGTATAGTAAGAAGTGATGCAAGCAATCAAGCATTGCAAAGAGGTTTGGATTATGCTTGTAGCAATGGTGCTGATTGTGCACCAATTCAATCTAATGGCCTTTGTTATCTTCCTAATACTATTCAAAATCATGCCTCTTATGCCTTCAATAGTTTCTATCAAAGAAACAACATGGCTCCTGGCTCTTGCCAATTTTCTGGCACTGCTACTTTTGCCAAAACTGACCCAA GTTATGGATCTTGTGTTTATCCAGCTTCTCCAAG ATCTGCTGGAGGGCCGCTTCCTCCCGGAGTTGGAGGCCGTAAAAACACAAGTGGAGGAATTACGACTACCCCAATTTTAAATTCACCACCACAAGTAATTATAAACCCTGTGTATGGTAACAGAACGACACCGATTACCGTGGGATCGGATGATCCCAACTCTCTGGATTCAAAAGCAACTTGTCCCAAGTTTTGGACAATGGCAAGCTTAATTCCAACATATTTGATGTTTCTCatcattcataattttcaaCTTTTGTAG
- the LOC129883013 gene encoding uncharacterized protein LOC129883013 produces the protein MSGVSLQCGDCGTLFKSVAEAQEHAEVTSHANFSESTEAVLNLVCTACGKPCRSKTESDLHTKRTGHTEFTDKTAEGVKPISLEVPKVKANDDEDMAEGGDYSGTGQHEEMVVPEVDQNLLSELETMGFPKARGIRALHFSGNASLEAAVNWVVEHESDPDIDETPMVPASAKKAEAPKPSLTPEEIKMKQLELRERARKKKEEEERQREREREKERIRIGKELLEAKRIEEDNERKRIIALRKAEKEEEQRAREKIRQKLEEDKAERRRKLGLPPEDPASPKPSTPVVEEKKSSFLPVRPATKAERMRECLRTLKQTHKDDEAKVKTAFNTLLTYAKNVATNPNEEKFRKIRLSNAAFQDRIGKLQGGIEFLEHCGFEKIEGGEFLYLPREKVDMAVLNTAGAELNNAIKNPFFGVL, from the exons ATGTCAGGTGTATCACTTCAGTGTGGTGATTGTGGAACTCTTTTCAAATCCGTAGCAGAAGCACAAGAACATGCTGAAGTTACCTCTCATGCTAACTTCTCTGAATCTACTGAAGCTGTTCTTAACCTCGTCTGTACTGCTTGCGGCAAGCCTTGCCGCTCCAAAACg GAGAGTGATTTGCACACCAAGAGAACTGGGCACACAGAATTTACGGACAAGACAGCAGAGGGAGTGAAGCCAATCAGCCTGGAGGTGCCAAAGGTAAAGGCCAACGATGATGAAGACATGGCAGAGGGTGGTGATTACAGTGGTACAGGCCAGCATGAAG AAATGGTTGTTCCTGAAGTTGACCAAAACCTGCTATCGGAACTCGAGACAATGGGATTTCCCAAAGCTAGGGGTATCCGGGCACTCCACTTTTCTG GCAATGCCAGCTTGGAGGCTGCTGTAAATTGGGTTGTAGAGCATGAAAGTGACCCAGACATAGATGAAACACCAATG GTGCCTGCCAGTGCCAAGAAAGCTGAGGCTCCAAAGCCTTCTCTTACTCCAGAGGAAATAAAGATGAAACAACTAGAGTTGAG GGAGCGTGCTCGTAAAAAgaaggaagaggaagagagacaaagggaaagagagagagaaaag GAAAGAATTAGAATTGGTAAGGAACTCCTGGAAGCAAAACGGATTGAGGAAGATAATGAAAGAAAACG TATAATAGCATTGCGCAAGGCTGAAAAAGAGGAAGAACAAAGAGCTAGGGAGAAAATTCGTCAGAAGCTGGAAGAAGATAAG GCAGAAAGAAGAAGGAAGCTCGGTTTGCCACCAGAAGATCCTGCTTCCCCCAAACCTTCTACACCTGTTGTGGAGGAAAAAAAG AGCTCATTTTTGCCTGTCAGACCAGCTACAAAGGCAGAGCGAATGAGAGAGTGCCTACGAACTCTTAAACAGACCCACAAG GACGACGAGGCTAAAGTCAAGACCGCTTTCAACACGCTGCTAACTTACGCAAAGAATGTCGCTACAAATCCCAATGAGGAGAAATTTCGCAAGATTAGACTTAGTAATGCTGCTTTTCAG GATAGAATTGGCAAGCTGCAAGGAGGCATTGAGTTTCTTGAGCACTGTGGATTTGAGAAAATTGAAGGAGGTGAATTCTTGTACCTGCCAAGAGAAAAGGTGGACATGGCAGTGCTTAATACTGCTGGAGCAGAGTTGAACAATGCTATTAAAAATCCCTTCTTTGGAGTCCTCTAA
- the LOC129882999 gene encoding histidine biosynthesis bifunctional protein hisIE, chloroplastic, translating into MTHKPKPIWFSVPNPSSFPNFPLHSSAPLLRRRRRKFRLVESDPKMSISYSPCFQPLKVFSRSNLVRSTGALTLKRCNVVTCMKKSYEDTSLEAKVDFLLDHVKWDDKGLAVAIAQNVDTGAVLMQGFANREALSTTISSHKATFYSRSRSSLWTKGETSNNFINVFDVFLDCDRDSIIYLGKPDGPTCHTGSETCYYTPVDELLKNPEVEKNELALTTLYALESTINQRKAETSSSSNGKPSWTKRLLLDDKLLCSKIREEADELCRTLEQNEANGRTASEMADVLYHAMVLLSLRGVQLEEVMQVLRQRFSKSGIEEKNSRKS; encoded by the exons ATGACTCATAAGCCCAAGCCCATTTGGTTTAGTGTCCCAAATCCAAGTTCATTTCCTAATTTCCCACTACACTCTAGTGCTCCACTGCTCCGCCGTCGCCGCCGTAAGTTCCGTCTTGTTGAATCAGACCCTAAGATGTCAATTTCTTACTCTCCTTGCTTTCAACCGTTGAAAGTGTTCTCTAGAAGTAATCTTGTTCGTTCAACCGGAGCTTTGACTTTGAAGCGATGTAATGTAGTGACATGTATGAAGAAATCATATGAAGATACCTCTCTCGAAGCAAAG GTTGATTTCTTACTAGATCATGTCAAATGGGACGACAAAGGCCTTGCGGTTGCAATAGCCCAAAATGTTGATACAGGAGCAGTCTTAATGCAAGGGTTTGCAAACAGAGAGGCTTTGTCAACAACAATCTCATCACATAAAGCAACATTTTATAGCCGGTCACGGTCATCTTTATGGACAAAGGGAGAGACCTCCAATAATTTTATCAATGTTTTTGATGTCTTTCTTGATTGTGATCGTGATTCT ATAATATATCTTGGGAAGCCTGATGGCCCAACATGCCACACAGGGTCAGAGACATGTTATTACACACCAGTTGATGAACTCCTGAAAAATCCAGAG GTTGAGAAAAATGAGCTGGCTTTGACGACTTTATATGCATTAGAATCTACAATCAACCAAAGGAAGGCAGAAACATCTAGCTCTTCAAATGGAAAACCCTCGTGGACAAAACGATTGTTGCTTGATGACAAATTGCTTTGCTCCAAAATTCG AGAGGAGGCTGACGAGTTATGCCGAACTCTGGAGCAAAATGAGGCTAATGGGCGGACAGCCTCAGAGATGGCAGATGTCTTGTATCATGCCATGGTTTTACTTTCTCTTAGAGGAGTACAACTCGAGGAAGTTATGCAGGTCCTTAGACAAAGGTTTTCAAAGTCAGGCATTGAAGAAAAGAATAGTCGGAAATCCTAG
- the LOC129895429 gene encoding uncharacterized protein LOC129895429: MDPSGAFSTRVTSEIQSQQSGLRMGTPSNESGEKAKQAIKDQIFHAAMENKWTKVKHLYINNEFVHESKLTRSEDTALHLAISSYHPDRDDSIQHPHLTCIKGMIANIPDKNRLRILKQKNEKGNTPLHLAAELGSVLIIEFMVNSKDPLIWETNSKGETPLFVAAYRGKLQAFLYLLKCCQNEKGEGPIELCRREDGDNILHAAISGEYFELAFQIIHYYGRLVNRYNVEGMSPLHFLSRMPQVFKSGSHFRFIDSIIYYCINIEELELMTYEAEDKEDSYHKLEWNVPENYQTMVEFLELLRNGTLKTLNYLKRTYFWNQEGKSKETTGVTNEKKEKKSQGQQSYRQNDLENPPIQATIGVTNKIQDNKSPAERKRNRKLFPANYTIFIEFLKCLMKIVLIVLGIGLQRIKKLEERKRQHTWGVQIMKLMIEKEKRYEFYESTGEKPEVKDLYRQIGAPPTAPPVTVDDIKKEDGSSNITQIEQSPTSSTDKKTIDDPKSETSKTKETPLLVASKMGIVEMVQRILKKFPIAIQDTDSDEKNILLLAVEHRQTAVYDWLIGEKYPEYVFYQVDKHGNNAVHLAAMYQKLEVWRIPGSALQLQGERKWYKYIKHTLPPQSYVRHNKKGQTPRQIFGETHAKLLNDGTQWLVTTANSFSVVAALIATVAFATSATIPGGADDKGHPHLANQPAFDVFSISSLVSLCFSVTALVFFLAILTSRCQHNDFEKDLPRKLLLGLTSLFASITAILVSFCAAHFFVLRDKFRNAAFPVYGATCIPVVFFAFNQFPLYVDLIRSYIQKLPLRSYKVFYTDSSEATSSDQMKDGKEKDD, encoded by the exons ATGGACCCTTCAGGTGCCTTTAGCACAAGAGTGACATCAGAAATTCAATCACAGCAATCAGGACTAAGAATGGGAACGCCTTCAAATGAGTCGGGAGAAAAGGCGAAGCAAGCAATTAAAGATCAAATATTTCACGCCGCTATGGAGAATAAGTGGACAAAAGTTAAGCATCTGTACATCAACAACGAGTTCGTCCATGAATCCAAACTCACTCGATCTGAAGATACGGCTCTTCACTTAGCTATCTCTTCTTACCATCCAGATCGAGACGACTCTATACAGCATCCTCATCTTACTTGTATCAAGGGTATGATTGCTAACATACCAGATAAAAATCGACTACGTATCTTAAAGCAGAAGAATGAAAAAGGGAACACACCTCTTCACCTTGCAGCAGAACTCGGGAGTGTCttgattattgagtttatgGTAAACTCAAAAGACCCTCTCATCTGGGAGACCAATTCAAAAGGGGAAACCCCCTTATTCGTAGCTGCTTATCGTGGAAAGCTACAAGCTTTTCTCTACCTACTTAAGTGTTGtcaaaatgaaaaaggagaaGGTCCAATTGAACTTTGTAGGAGGGAAGATGGGGATAACATTCTACACGCCGCCATCTCTGGCGAGTACTTCG AGCTGGCTTTTCAGATAATACATTACTATGGGCGACTTGTCAACCGTTACAACGTAGAAGGCATGTCTCCTCTACACTTCCTTTCCAGGATGCCTCAAGTATTCAAAAGTGGCAGCCATTTTCGGTTCATAGATAGCATCATCTACTACT GCATAAATATCGAAGAGCTAGAGCTAATGACATATGAAGCCGAAGACAAAGAAGACTCATATCATAAACTCGAGTGGAATGTCCCAGAGAACTACCAAACAATGGTGGAGTTCTTGGAACTACTTAGGAATGGAACATTGAAAACTCTAA ATTATCTTAAGCGAACATATTTTTGGAATCAAGAAGGCAAGTCTAAAG AGACTACTGGAGTAACtaatgagaaaaaagagaagaagtcTCAAG GCCAACAAAGTTATCGTCAAAATGACCTCGAGAATCCCCCAATTCAAG CTACTATTGGAGTTACCAACAAGATTCAAGATAATAAGTCTCCAG CTGAAAGGAAGAGAAACCGCAAGTTGTTTCCAGCCAATTACACCATCTTTATCGAGTTCCTCAAATGTCTAATGAAGATTGTACTAATTGTATTGGGTATTG GACTCCAAAGgattaaaaaattagaggaaaGGAAACGGCAACATACATGGGGAGTTCAAATTATGAAGTTGATGATTGAGAAAGAAAAACGTTACGAATTCTATGAAAGTACTGGAGAGAAGCCAGAAGTAAAGGACCTCTATAGACAAATTGGAGCACCTCCTACAGCACCCCCCGTAACAGTTGATGATATTAAAAAGGAAGACGGCTCTAGTAACATTACACAGATCGAGCAATCACCAACTTCAAGCACAGATAAGAAAACGATAGATGATCCCAAGTCCG AAACGTCCAAGACCAAGGAGACACCCCTATTAGTGGCATCAAAGATGGGTATTGTAGAGATGGTACAGAGGATCCTCAAAAAGTTCCCAATAGCCATTCAAGATACGGACTCTGACGAGAAGAACATACTGCTTTTGGCTGTAGAGCATAGGCAAACAGCCGTCTATGATTGGTTAATAGGAGAAAAGTATCCAGAGTACGTGTTTTATCAGGTGGACAAACATGGAAACAATGCAGTGCACCTAGCTGCAATGTATCAGAAGCTTGAGGTGTGGCGCATCCCTGGTAGTGCTCTACAGTTGCAAGGTGAAAGGAAGTGGTACAAG TACATCAAGCACACTCTGCCACCACAATCATATGTTCGTCATAACAAAAAAGGTCAGACACCAAGACAGATCTTCGGAGAGACACATGCAAAGTTACTCAATGATGGAACTCAATGGCTCGTCACAACTGCCAATTCATTCTCTGTTGTAGCAGCACTGATTGCTACAGTTGCATTTGCTACATCTGCCACAATCCCAGGCGGAGCCGATGATAAAGGCCATCCACACTTGGCAAATCAACCTGCTTTTGACGTGTTTTCTATATCATCACTTGTTTCTCTTTGCTTCTCTGTCACGGCCCTGGTGTTTTTCTTAGCTATCCTCACATCTCGATGCCAACACAATGATTTCGAGAAAGACTTGCCAAGAAAGTTGCTCCTTGGATTAACTTCTCTTTTTGCCTCAATAACTGCTATCTTGGTCTCATTCTGTGCTGCACATTTCTTTGTCCTCAGGGATAAATTCAGGAATGCGGCATTTCCAGTATATGGGGCAACATGCATACCTGTGGTGTTTTTTGCATTTAATCAATTCCCTCTCTATGTTGATCTTATAAGGTCATACATCCAAAAGCTACCACTTCGTAGCTATAAGGTGTTTTATACCGATTCCTCAGAAGCAACTAGCTCAGATCAGATGAAAGATGGTAAAGAAAAGGATGATTGA
- the LOC129890665 gene encoding O-fucosyltransferase 6-like: MASSRRLRHFFTRGRWLIPAITVASAFLVLFFFLSILAPSPNGNRIFLRDSSGENDDAIEDSQLPVPAKEVVNHRDMWSSRNSKLFYGCSNSSNKFRKAEDITHPNRYLSIVTSGGLNQQRTGITDAVVAARILNATLVVPKLDKSSYWKDTSVFSDIFDVDWFIKYLAKDISVVKELPLRKGQIWLPYRMRVPRKCSDRCYIHRVLPVLEKKHAVQITKFDYRLANSLDTDLQKLRCRVNYHALKFADPILRMGEKLVQRMRMKSKHFIALHLRFEPDMLAFSGCYYGGGDKEREELGKIRKKWKTLRESHPDKARRHGRCPMTPEEVGLMLRSLGYGEDVHIYVASGEIYGGEETWAPLKALFPNFYTKDTLASKDELAPFSAFSSRMAALDFIVCDESDVFVANNHGNMVKILAGRRRYFGHKPTIRPNGRKLYRLFLNKNYMSHKEFVYRVNKYQKGFMGEPKEVSPTWGVFHENPYSCICEKVDNYTGGEISRSTSQVETFTRVTNTDYDPDTPEDPEVNVLLSD; this comes from the exons ATGGCCTCCTCTCGGCGTCTCCGCCACTTTTTCACCCGTGGACGGTGGCTAATCCCGGCCATCACCGTCGCCTCCGCTTTTcttgtccttttctttttcctctcGATTCTCGCACCTTCTCCCAATGGCAATCGGATCTTCCTTCGCGATTCTTCG GGAGAAAATGATGATGCAATTGAAGATTCTCAATTACCTGTTCCG GCTAAAGAGGTAGTGAATCATCGCGATATGTGGAGTTCGAGAAATTCCAAGCTTTTTTATGGATGCAGTAATTCTAGTAACAAATTTCGAA AAGCAGAGGATATCACTCATCCAAATCGTTACTTGTCGATTGTAACAAGTGGAGGACTTAACCAACAAAGAACTGGG ATAACGGATGCTGTTGTTGCTGCTCGCATTTTAAATGCTACTCTTGTTGTTCCAAAGCTGGACAAGAGTTCTTACTGGAAAGACACAAG TGTCTTTTCTGATATTTTTGATGTTGATTGGTTTATAAAATATCTTGCCAAAGATATTTCAGTCGTAAAGGAACTTCCACTCAGAAAAGGGCAGATATGGCTACCTTATAGAATGCGAGTTCCTAGAAAGTGCAGTGACCGTTGCTATATACATCGTGTATTGCCTGTACTTGAAAAGAAACAT GCTGTACAGATCACCAAGTTTGACTATCGACTTGCAAATAGTCTGGATACAGATTTGCAAAAGCTTAGATGCAGAGTTAATTATCATGCATTGAAGTTTGCTGACCCTATACTTAGAATGGGTGAGAAATTGGTCCAGCGAATGAGGATGAAAAGCAAGCATTTCATTGCTCTTCACCTAAG GTTTGAACCCGATATGCTTGCATTCTCAGGATGTTACTATGGAGGAGGCGATAAGGAGAGGGAAGAACTCGGGAAGATACGTAAGAAGTGGAAAACTTTACGT GAGAGTCACCCGGATAAGGCAAGGAGGCATGGAAGATGCCCTATGACTCCTGAAGAAGTCGGCTTGATGCTGAGATCGCTTGGATATGGCGAAGATGTTCATATATATGTAGCATCCGGTGAAATATATGGCGGGGAAGAGACATGGGCTCCGTTAAAAGCCCTCTTTCCAAACTTCTACACAAAAGACACCCTTGCTAGCAAAGATGAGTTAGCACCATTTTCTGCATTTTCTTCTAGAATGGCTGCTCTTGACTTCATAGTTTGTGATGAAAGCGATGTATTTGTCGCTAACAACCATGGAAACATGGTGAAAATTCTAGCAGGGCGAAG GAGATATTTTGGTCATAAGCCAACCATTCGCCCAAACGGTAGGAAACTGTATCGATTGTTTTTAAACAAAAATTACATGTCACACAAGGAATTTGTGTATAGAGTCAATAAATATCAGAAAGGCTTCATGGGAGAGCCCAAGGAGGTAAGTCCAACCTGGGGTGTGTTTCATGAAAACCCATATTCATGCATATGTGAGAAAGTAGATAACTATACAGGAGGAGAGATTTCGCGTAGTACCTCTCAAGTTGAAACTTTCACTAGGGTAACAAATACTGACTATGACCCTGACACACCTGAGGATCCTGAGGTGAATGTGTTGCTCTCAGATTAA